The following coding sequences are from one Selenomonas sputigena ATCC 35185 window:
- a CDS encoding N-acetyltransferase — protein sequence MKYRKAVFADVESIFHLVNDYAADGAMLARSRNTLYETLRDMIVAEDDEGKIVGVGGLHMMWDGLAEVRTMAVDPALARCGIGSEIVHRLMEEGRALGVRRFFTLTYKPGFFKTLGFHIVAKEELPQKVWKECIDCPKFPNCDEIAMVREAADANSH from the coding sequence TTGAAGTACAGAAAGGCCGTGTTCGCTGATGTGGAGAGCATCTTTCATCTCGTGAACGACTATGCGGCGGACGGCGCGATGCTCGCACGTTCGCGCAACACCCTCTACGAGACGCTGCGCGATATGATCGTTGCCGAAGATGATGAGGGCAAGATCGTCGGCGTCGGCGGCCTGCACATGATGTGGGACGGTCTCGCAGAGGTTCGCACGATGGCGGTCGACCCTGCGCTTGCACGCTGCGGCATCGGATCGGAAATCGTGCATCGGCTCATGGAGGAAGGGCGTGCGCTCGGCGTGCGGCGATTCTTCACATTGACGTACAAGCCAGGCTTCTTCAAGACGCTCGGTTTCCATATCGTTGCCAAGGAGGAGCTGCCGCAGAAGGTCTGGAAGGAATGCATCGACTGTCCGAAGTTTCCGAACTGTGACGAGATCGCCATGGTGCGGGAGGCTGCGGACGCGAACAGTCATTGA
- the aroF gene encoding 3-deoxy-7-phosphoheptulonate synthase → MIIVMSPTSTKENLEKVEQKITRAGLKYHLSEGDERTIVGVIGDKKIIAGLQMNSLDGVEKTVRITEKYKLVSREFKPEDTVIDVGGVKIGAGHLTVMAGPCAVESMEQLMEAAECVKKYGAKFLRGGAFKPRTSPYDFQGLAEDGLKMLREAADKTGLKVVTEIVNINDVELITKYADMIQIGARNMQNFQLLKEVGKVHTPVLLKRGLSATISEWLNAAEYIMAGGNDNVVFCERGIRTYETYTRNTLDLSAVAAIKEISHLPIIVDPSHGTGRWQMVPAMARAAIAAGADGLIIEVHPHPEVALSDGDQSLTPENFQKTMEEVRDIARFMGREA, encoded by the coding sequence ATGATCATTGTAATGAGTCCGACGTCGACAAAGGAAAACCTTGAGAAAGTGGAGCAGAAAATCACGCGAGCCGGTCTCAAGTACCATCTTTCGGAAGGCGATGAACGCACGATCGTCGGCGTGATCGGTGACAAAAAGATCATTGCAGGACTGCAGATGAATTCTCTCGACGGGGTGGAAAAAACGGTGCGCATCACGGAGAAGTACAAACTTGTAAGCCGCGAGTTCAAGCCCGAAGACACCGTCATCGACGTCGGAGGCGTGAAGATCGGCGCGGGGCACTTGACGGTCATGGCGGGACCGTGCGCTGTCGAGAGCATGGAGCAGCTCATGGAAGCGGCCGAGTGCGTGAAGAAGTACGGTGCCAAGTTCCTGCGCGGCGGCGCCTTTAAGCCGCGCACTTCGCCCTATGATTTCCAAGGACTGGCGGAAGACGGGCTGAAGATGCTGCGCGAGGCGGCGGACAAGACGGGGCTCAAGGTCGTGACGGAGATCGTGAACATCAACGACGTCGAACTGATCACGAAGTATGCCGACATGATCCAGATCGGTGCGCGCAACATGCAGAACTTCCAGTTGCTCAAAGAAGTCGGCAAGGTGCATACGCCTGTACTCTTGAAGCGCGGCCTTTCCGCGACCATCAGCGAGTGGCTCAACGCGGCGGAGTACATCATGGCCGGCGGCAACGACAACGTCGTATTCTGCGAGCGCGGCATACGCACTTACGAGACGTATACGCGCAATACGCTCGATCTGAGCGCTGTCGCTGCCATCAAGGAGATCTCGCACCTGCCGATCATCGTCGACCCGAGCCACGGCACAGGACGCTGGCAGATGGTGCCCGCGATGGCGCGTGCGGCGATTGCGGCCGGCGCTGACGGCCTCATCATCGAGGTTCATCCGCATCCTGAAGTCGCGCTCTCGGACGGCGATCAGTCCCTGACGCCTGAGAACTTCCAGAAGACGATGGAAGAGGTGCGTGACATCGCACGCTTCATGGGGCGCGAGGCATGA
- a CDS encoding prephenate dehydrogenase, producing MKMKLAIIGVGLIGGSLGLCLKEKLGADIFITGLCRTQKSMDLAVKRGAVDMASSDVREVVEGADIVFLATPVLQMTPMLERIVPYLKKGAILTDAGSTKAYLWQHIQGILPAGVHYIAGHPMTGREKSGVEAASADLFRHKAYVIVEDTGAPPEAHEKLMSVLSHTEANFLRLDIQKHDRCASIISHVPHVTAAALVTLLNQSEGDMESCLKLAGGGFKDTTRIASSNADMWADICMTNREAITGHLRDLQAILGTVIASIEAGDREAVHRYFAASKERRDAILDRTEKMYDLV from the coding sequence ATGAAGATGAAGCTGGCTATCATCGGCGTCGGACTCATCGGCGGCTCTTTGGGACTTTGCTTAAAGGAGAAGCTCGGGGCGGACATCTTCATCACGGGACTCTGCCGCACGCAGAAGTCCATGGATCTTGCCGTAAAGCGCGGCGCTGTCGACATGGCGTCGTCTGACGTTCGCGAAGTCGTCGAGGGTGCTGACATCGTGTTTCTGGCGACGCCCGTGCTGCAGATGACGCCGATGCTGGAACGAATCGTGCCGTATCTCAAGAAAGGTGCGATCTTGACGGATGCGGGAAGCACGAAGGCGTATCTTTGGCAGCATATCCAGGGCATTCTGCCCGCGGGCGTCCACTACATCGCGGGGCATCCGATGACGGGGCGTGAGAAGAGCGGCGTCGAGGCGGCGTCCGCCGATCTTTTCCGTCACAAGGCCTACGTCATCGTCGAGGATACGGGAGCGCCGCCCGAGGCGCACGAGAAATTGATGTCGGTGCTTTCTCATACGGAGGCGAACTTCCTGCGCCTCGATATACAAAAGCACGATCGCTGCGCTTCAATCATCAGCCATGTGCCGCATGTGACGGCAGCGGCGCTCGTGACGCTCCTCAATCAGAGCGAAGGCGATATGGAATCGTGCCTGAAGCTCGCGGGCGGCGGCTTCAAGGATACGACGCGCATCGCATCTTCGAACGCCGATATGTGGGCGGATATCTGCATGACGAACCGAGAGGCGATCACGGGTCACTTGCGCGATCTGCAGGCGATCCTCGGAACGGTCATCGCTTCCATCGAAGCGGGCGATCGTGAAGCCGTGCATCGCTACTTTGCCGCGAGCAAGGAGCGGCGTGACGCCATCCTCGACCGAACGGAAAAGATGTACGATCTCGTATGA
- a CDS encoding UPF0158 family protein — protein MEISLQELAAALEKTDVLQGYADTRDGRIILMREDESDAQTEAASREEERMERLLSIEEDWQRYVPLPDIYNAEIRSIMQTFAEKAPQEARAALEETLRGASARLRFRRAVQRLSLAAAWQAHLSSSLLMLARDWCEENAIAYRE, from the coding sequence TTGGAAATCTCTTTGCAGGAGCTGGCCGCCGCACTGGAAAAGACTGACGTATTGCAGGGCTATGCCGATACGCGTGACGGGCGCATCATCTTGATGAGAGAAGACGAATCCGACGCGCAAACCGAAGCGGCGTCTCGGGAGGAAGAACGCATGGAGCGGCTGCTTTCCATTGAGGAGGATTGGCAGCGCTATGTGCCGCTGCCAGACATCTACAATGCAGAGATTCGCTCCATCATGCAGACTTTTGCAGAAAAGGCACCGCAGGAGGCGCGTGCTGCCCTTGAGGAAACCCTGCGCGGCGCTTCTGCCCGGCTGCGCTTTCGACGTGCGGTGCAGCGCCTTTCCTTGGCGGCGGCCTGGCAGGCGCATCTTTCGTCGAGTCTTCTCATGCTTGCACGCGATTGGTGCGAGGAGAATGCTATCGCCTATCGCGAATGA
- the rpoB gene encoding DNA-directed RNA polymerase subunit beta: MFSPVPVGKRNRYTYARIKEVMDMPHLLDIQRNSYEWFLKEGLREIFQDISPIQDFTGNLVLSFEDFSLGEPKYELDECKERDVTLAAPLRVNVRLINRETGEIKEQEVFMGDFPLMTDTGTFIINGAERVIVSQLVRSPGAYYGETIDTTGKKLYNATIIPNRGAWIELETDANDVISVRIDRTRKLPVTILVRALGYSSNSAIAELFNYDERIQATLERDGASSKEEALVEIYKRLRPGEPPTVDNAQQLLDSLFFDPKRYDLAMVGRYKLTKKLGWKRRILGRVLAQPIVDKETGEVVVPADVVVDESMLENITAEQEDALFGEDKPAVFFARTQTGDGKSMKVLCSRTLPYNHRTITCNDVMASINYLLNLMDGVGTTDDIDHLGNRRVRSVGELLQNQFRIGLSRMERVVKERMTIQDVDVITPQALINIRPVVAAIKEFFGSSQLSQFMDQHNPLSELTHKRRLSALGPGGLSRERAGFEVRDVHNSHYGRMCPIETPEGPNIGLIGSLSNYARVNQFGFMETPYRKVDKAAHRVTDDVRYLTADEENKIVIAQANEPLDENGWFVNERVTARYNEETVLVARDRVDYMDVSPKQVVSIATAMIPFLENDDANRALMGANMQRQAVPLLRTQAPLVGTGMEYKAACDSGVMILAKRAGVIEKVTADQIQVRTHEGDLDIYKLQKYQRSNQGTCINQVPIVEKGEEVFEKQPIADGPATDHGELALGYNIIVAYMPWEGYNYEDAILLSENLVKRDLYTSIHIEEYECDARDTKLGSEEITRDIPNVSGDALKDLDENGVISIGADVLPGDILVGKVTPKGETELTAEERLLRAIFGEKAREVRDTSLRVPHGEAGKIVDVKSFSRENNDELPPGVNHLVRVYIAQKRKISVGDKMSGRHGNKGVVSRIMRQEDMPFLPDGTPVDIVLNPLGVPSRMNIGQILETHLGMAVRALGMQIKAGDPTVGERLRSIGYDVEAHGVPKPDVAGIHIATPVFDGAGDAEVFGTIRAAGLPEDGKTILYDGRTGEPFENRVTVGCVYMLKLHHLVDDKIHARSTGPYSLVTQQPLGGKAQFGGQRFGEMEVWALEAYGAAYTLQEILTVKSDDVVGRVKTYEAIVKGENIPEPGVPESFKVLIKELQSIGLDIKVLTEDAQEIVIHDDDDDINATAHELDLDVAGVAAQKDKEQPPADAEAGEETEEESSEELDGDEIIADFSSFETLGEMDDIADDVMSDDDFSDK; the protein is encoded by the coding sequence ATGTTTAGTCCTGTGCCGGTGGGCAAGAGAAACAGGTATACCTATGCAAGGATCAAGGAAGTCATGGATATGCCGCATCTTTTGGATATTCAGAGGAACTCCTACGAATGGTTCTTGAAGGAGGGCCTGCGGGAGATCTTCCAGGATATTTCACCGATTCAAGATTTTACTGGAAATCTTGTGCTGTCCTTTGAAGACTTCTCGCTCGGCGAGCCGAAGTACGAGCTTGATGAGTGCAAGGAGAGGGACGTTACGCTCGCAGCGCCGCTGCGCGTCAACGTGCGCTTGATCAATCGCGAGACGGGCGAAATCAAGGAGCAGGAAGTGTTCATGGGTGATTTCCCGCTCATGACCGATACAGGAACCTTCATCATCAACGGCGCGGAACGTGTCATCGTCAGCCAGCTCGTGCGTTCGCCGGGCGCTTACTACGGTGAGACGATCGACACCACGGGCAAGAAGCTCTACAACGCGACGATCATTCCGAACCGCGGCGCGTGGATTGAGCTGGAAACGGATGCGAACGACGTCATTTCCGTACGCATCGACCGCACGAGGAAACTGCCCGTGACCATCCTTGTGCGTGCGCTCGGCTACAGCTCCAACAGTGCGATCGCCGAGCTGTTCAACTACGATGAGCGCATCCAGGCAACGCTGGAACGTGACGGCGCAAGCTCCAAGGAGGAGGCTCTCGTCGAGATCTACAAGCGTCTGCGCCCCGGCGAGCCGCCGACGGTCGACAATGCGCAGCAGCTCCTCGACAGCCTTTTCTTCGATCCCAAGCGCTACGATCTCGCTATGGTCGGCCGCTACAAGCTGACGAAGAAGCTGGGCTGGAAGCGCCGCATTCTTGGCAGGGTGCTCGCGCAGCCCATCGTGGACAAGGAGACGGGCGAGGTCGTCGTGCCGGCTGACGTCGTCGTCGACGAGTCGATGCTTGAAAACATCACAGCGGAGCAGGAGGATGCTCTTTTTGGCGAGGATAAGCCCGCCGTCTTTTTTGCGCGCACGCAGACGGGCGACGGCAAGAGTATGAAGGTCTTGTGCTCGCGTACGCTTCCCTACAATCATCGCACGATCACGTGCAACGACGTCATGGCGTCGATCAACTATCTGCTGAACCTCATGGACGGCGTTGGCACGACGGACGACATCGATCATCTGGGCAACCGCCGCGTGCGCTCTGTCGGCGAACTTTTGCAGAACCAGTTCCGCATCGGCCTTTCGCGCATGGAGCGCGTGGTCAAGGAACGCATGACGATCCAGGATGTCGACGTCATCACGCCGCAGGCGCTCATCAACATTCGTCCTGTCGTCGCGGCAATCAAGGAGTTCTTTGGCTCGTCTCAGCTCTCGCAGTTCATGGATCAGCACAATCCGCTGTCGGAGCTTACGCATAAGCGCCGCCTCTCAGCGCTTGGCCCCGGCGGCCTCTCGCGCGAGCGTGCGGGCTTCGAGGTGCGCGACGTCCACAACTCCCATTACGGACGCATGTGCCCAATCGAGACGCCGGAAGGTCCGAACATCGGCCTCATCGGTTCGCTGTCGAACTACGCGCGCGTCAACCAGTTCGGCTTCATGGAAACTCCGTACCGCAAGGTGGACAAGGCGGCGCACCGCGTGACGGACGATGTGCGCTACCTGACGGCAGACGAGGAGAACAAGATCGTCATCGCGCAGGCGAACGAGCCGCTCGACGAAAACGGCTGGTTTGTCAACGAGCGCGTCACGGCACGTTACAATGAGGAGACGGTTCTCGTGGCGCGCGATCGCGTCGACTACATGGACGTTTCGCCGAAGCAGGTCGTCTCCATCGCCACGGCGATGATTCCGTTCCTCGAAAACGACGATGCGAACCGCGCCCTGATGGGAGCGAACATGCAGCGTCAGGCCGTGCCGCTTCTGCGCACGCAGGCGCCTCTCGTCGGCACGGGCATGGAGTACAAGGCGGCGTGCGACTCGGGCGTCATGATTCTCGCAAAGCGTGCGGGCGTCATAGAGAAGGTCACGGCCGATCAGATTCAGGTGCGCACGCACGAGGGAGACCTCGACATTTACAAACTCCAGAAGTACCAGCGCTCAAACCAGGGCACATGCATCAACCAGGTGCCGATTGTTGAGAAGGGCGAGGAGGTCTTCGAGAAGCAGCCGATCGCCGACGGTCCTGCGACGGATCATGGCGAGCTTGCGCTCGGTTACAATATCATCGTCGCCTACATGCCGTGGGAAGGTTACAACTACGAGGATGCCATACTCCTTTCGGAGAACCTTGTAAAGCGCGACCTCTACACATCCATCCACATCGAGGAATACGAATGCGATGCACGCGATACGAAGCTCGGTTCGGAAGAGATCACACGCGACATCCCGAACGTTTCGGGCGATGCACTGAAGGATCTCGATGAAAACGGCGTCATTTCCATCGGCGCCGACGTGCTGCCGGGCGACATCCTCGTCGGCAAGGTCACGCCGAAGGGCGAGACGGAGCTGACGGCAGAAGAGCGCCTGCTGCGAGCCATCTTCGGCGAGAAGGCGCGCGAGGTGCGCGACACGTCGCTTCGCGTGCCGCACGGCGAGGCGGGCAAGATCGTCGACGTCAAGTCGTTCAGCCGTGAGAACAACGACGAGCTGCCGCCGGGCGTCAATCATCTCGTGCGCGTCTACATCGCGCAGAAGCGCAAGATCTCGGTCGGCGACAAGATGTCCGGCCGTCACGGCAACAAGGGCGTCGTCTCGCGCATCATGCGTCAGGAGGACATGCCGTTCCTGCCGGACGGCACGCCGGTCGACATCGTGCTCAATCCGTTGGGCGTGCCTTCGCGCATGAACATTGGACAGATTTTGGAAACGCATCTGGGCATGGCGGTGCGCGCCCTCGGCATGCAGATCAAGGCGGGCGACCCGACGGTGGGCGAGCGCCTGCGCTCGATCGGCTACGACGTCGAGGCGCATGGCGTGCCGAAGCCGGACGTGGCGGGCATCCACATCGCGACGCCCGTCTTCGACGGCGCGGGTGACGCCGAGGTGTTCGGCACGATTCGCGCCGCAGGACTGCCCGAGGACGGCAAGACAATCCTCTACGACGGACGCACGGGAGAACCGTTTGAAAACCGAGTGACGGTTGGCTGCGTCTACATGCTCAAGCTCCATCATCTCGTCGACGACAAGATTCATGCGCGTTCGACGGGGCCGTACTCGCTCGTCACGCAGCAGCCGCTGGGCGGCAAGGCGCAGTTCGGCGGCCAGCGCTTCGGCGAGATGGAGGTCTGGGCGCTTGAGGCCTACGGCGCGGCGTACACCCTGCAGGAAATCCTCACGGTGAAGTCCGACGACGTCGTTGGCCGCGTCAAGACGTACGAAGCCATCGTCAAGGGCGAGAACATCCCCGAGCCTGGCGTGCCCGAATCGTTCAAGGTGCTCATCAAGGAACTGCAGAGCATTGGCCTTGACATCAAGGTACTCACGGAAGACGCACAGGAGATCGTCATCCACGACGATGACGACGATATCAATGCGACAGCGCACGAACTCGACCTCGACGTCGCGGGAGTCGCTGCGCAGAAAGATAAGGAACAGCCGCCTGCGGACGCTGAAGCGGGTGAAGAAACCGAGGAAGAATCCTCCGAGGAGTTGGACGGCGATGAGATCATTGCCGATTTCAGCAGTTTCGAGACTCTGGGGGAGATGGATGACATCGCGGACGATGTGATGAGCGATGACGATTTCTCGGATAAGTAG
- the rpoC gene encoding DNA-directed RNA polymerase subunit beta': protein MLDVNEFDSMRIGLASPDKIREWSYGEVKKPETINYRTLKPERDGLFCERIFGPTHDWECHCGKYKRIRFKGVVCDRCGVEVTRAKVRRERMGHIELAAPVSHIWYFKGIPSRMGLILDISPRALEKVLYFASYIVLDPGDTPLIKKQLLTESEYRDNRAKYGSAFRVGMGAEAVKELLVELDLDKMNEELRKDLREVSGQRKIRAIRRLEVVEAFRKSGNQPSWMVLDAVPVIPPELRPMVQLDGGRFATSDLNDLYRRVINRNNRLKRLLDLGAPDIIVRNEKRMLQEAVDALIDNGRRGRPVTGPGNRPLKSLSDMLKGKQGRFRQNLLGKRVDYSGRSVIVVGPELKLHQCGLPKEMALELFKPFVMKRLVSSALAQNIKSAKHMVERARPEVWDMLEEVIKEHPVLLNRAPTLHRLGIQAFEPVLTEGRALKLHPLACTAYNADFDGDQMAIHLPLSAEAQAEARILMLAANHILAPKDGRPIIVPTQDMVLGAYYLTILRPGALGEGKIVTGIEEALLMYQHQELALQAEIQVRIEGYGLVKTSLGRMIFNEILPQELRYYHKDEETGQWCLGIRMDKKQLGKLVANCFDHFGAARTAVVIDDVKNLGYHYACLAGMTVAISDIIVPEKKQDILAATKKQVNGIERQFSRGLITDEERYNKVIALWTQATDDVTDAMMDNMDAFNPIFMMADSGARGNKQQMRQLAGMRGLMADPSGKIIDLPITANFREGLTVSDYFISSHGARKGLADTALRTADSGYLTRRLVDVAQDVIVREDDCDVESINLLRERARLAESAADAIEILDEQLVGRLTAADIMSPATDELLLPKDTVLTEGDLELLAEEDVHEIVLRGSSLTSEAIISSTMVSEKIALGEPDEARRAEIKHAMIHEMLGKETRYAVTDSEGTEIVPAAVDLTEEQIEAILASDAKELKVRNNNVRGIEVEAIKEGNGIIESLEDRITGRVLAEDIFNPETGEKVASLNDAIDEALAKKIAAVRERVSIRSVLTCKSQFGVCVKCYGRDLANQTEVEVGEAVGTIAAQSIGEPGTQLTMRTFHTGGVAGEDITQGLPRVEELFEARKPKHHAIIAEIEGTVEITDTGKGMRKLLIVPESGESREYAIPYGARLALHDGDHLMPGDRLTEGSINPHDILRVCGLRDTQRYLVYEVQKVYKSQGVEINDKHIEVMVRQMLHKVKIEEAGTTSFLPGEYVDINSFEAANAVAIEADGEPAVAKPILLGITKASLATDSFLSAASFQETTRVLTDAAIKGKVDPLIGLKENVIIGKLIPAGTGMGRYRNIAVVDPNPPVPEPPEGDGEEMAAESEETSMEEPTLHAEEAVEEKEDKATEENIGA from the coding sequence TTGTTGGATGTAAACGAATTTGACTCGATGCGCATCGGTCTGGCATCGCCGGACAAGATCCGCGAGTGGTCCTATGGTGAGGTCAAGAAGCCGGAGACGATCAACTACCGCACGCTGAAACCCGAGCGTGACGGGCTCTTCTGCGAGCGCATCTTCGGACCGACGCACGATTGGGAATGCCACTGCGGCAAGTACAAGAGGATTCGCTTCAAGGGCGTCGTCTGCGACCGCTGCGGCGTCGAGGTGACGCGCGCCAAGGTGCGCCGCGAGCGCATGGGTCACATTGAGCTTGCTGCTCCCGTTTCCCATATCTGGTACTTCAAGGGCATACCGAGCCGCATGGGTCTCATCTTGGACATTTCCCCACGCGCGTTGGAAAAGGTTCTCTACTTCGCTTCCTACATCGTCCTTGATCCGGGCGATACACCGCTCATCAAGAAGCAGCTCTTGACGGAGAGCGAATATCGCGATAACCGCGCCAAGTATGGCAGCGCCTTCCGCGTCGGCATGGGCGCTGAGGCCGTGAAGGAGCTTCTCGTGGAGCTCGATTTGGATAAGATGAACGAGGAGCTCAGGAAAGACTTGCGCGAGGTCAGCGGGCAGCGCAAGATTCGCGCGATCCGCCGACTGGAAGTCGTCGAGGCATTCCGCAAGTCGGGCAATCAGCCCTCGTGGATGGTGCTCGACGCCGTCCCCGTCATTCCGCCCGAGCTTCGCCCCATGGTGCAGCTCGACGGCGGACGCTTTGCGACGAGTGATCTGAACGACCTCTACCGCCGCGTCATCAACCGCAACAACCGCTTGAAGCGTCTCCTCGATCTCGGTGCGCCGGACATCATCGTGCGCAACGAGAAGCGCATGCTGCAGGAGGCCGTCGACGCCTTGATCGACAATGGCCGCCGCGGCCGCCCCGTCACGGGGCCGGGCAACCGCCCGCTGAAGTCGCTTTCCGACATGCTCAAGGGCAAGCAGGGACGCTTCCGTCAGAACCTTCTCGGCAAGCGCGTCGACTACTCGGGACGCTCCGTCATCGTCGTCGGCCCTGAGTTAAAGCTCCACCAGTGCGGTCTGCCGAAGGAAATGGCGCTCGAACTCTTCAAGCCTTTCGTCATGAAGAGGCTCGTGAGTTCCGCTCTCGCACAGAACATCAAGAGCGCCAAGCACATGGTCGAGCGCGCGCGTCCAGAGGTCTGGGATATGCTCGAAGAGGTCATCAAGGAGCATCCTGTCCTCCTGAACCGCGCTCCGACGCTGCATCGCCTCGGCATCCAAGCATTCGAACCAGTGCTGACGGAAGGACGTGCGCTGAAGCTTCATCCGCTCGCGTGTACGGCGTACAATGCCGACTTCGACGGCGATCAGATGGCGATTCATCTGCCACTGTCGGCAGAGGCGCAGGCGGAGGCGCGCATACTCATGCTCGCTGCGAACCACATCCTCGCGCCGAAGGACGGCAGACCGATCATCGTGCCGACGCAGGACATGGTGCTCGGCGCCTACTATCTGACGATCCTGCGCCCCGGCGCACTGGGCGAGGGCAAGATCGTCACGGGCATCGAGGAAGCGCTTTTGATGTATCAGCATCAAGAGCTTGCCCTGCAGGCGGAGATTCAGGTGCGCATCGAGGGATACGGCCTCGTCAAGACTTCGCTCGGGCGCATGATCTTCAACGAGATCCTGCCGCAGGAGCTTCGCTATTACCACAAGGATGAGGAGACGGGGCAGTGGTGCCTCGGCATCCGCATGGACAAGAAGCAGCTCGGCAAGCTCGTGGCAAACTGCTTCGATCACTTCGGCGCTGCGCGCACGGCCGTCGTCATCGACGACGTCAAGAACCTCGGCTATCACTATGCGTGCCTTGCGGGCATGACGGTCGCGATTTCCGACATCATCGTGCCCGAGAAGAAGCAGGACATCCTCGCGGCGACGAAGAAGCAGGTCAATGGCATCGAGCGTCAGTTCAGCCGCGGTCTCATTACGGATGAGGAGCGATACAACAAGGTCATCGCGCTTTGGACGCAGGCAACGGACGATGTGACGGACGCCATGATGGACAACATGGATGCCTTCAACCCCATCTTCATGATGGCGGACTCGGGCGCGCGCGGCAACAAGCAGCAGATGCGTCAGCTCGCCGGCATGCGCGGCCTCATGGCCGACCCGTCGGGCAAGATCATCGACCTGCCGATCACGGCGAACTTCCGCGAGGGTCTTACGGTTTCCGACTACTTCATCTCCTCGCACGGCGCGAGAAAGGGTCTTGCCGATACGGCTCTTCGTACGGCGGACTCGGGCTACCTCACGCGCCGTCTCGTCGATGTCGCACAGGACGTCATCGTGCGCGAGGACGACTGCGATGTGGAGAGCATCAATTTGCTGCGTGAGCGAGCACGCCTCGCGGAGTCGGCGGCGGATGCCATCGAGATCCTCGATGAGCAGCTCGTCGGCCGCCTGACGGCAGCGGACATCATGAGTCCTGCGACGGATGAACTGCTGCTGCCGAAGGACACGGTGCTGACGGAAGGCGATTTGGAACTTCTTGCCGAGGAAGATGTGCATGAGATCGTCCTGCGCGGCTCTTCCCTGACCTCCGAAGCCATCATCAGCAGCACGATGGTCTCGGAGAAGATTGCCCTTGGCGAGCCGGACGAGGCGCGCCGTGCGGAAATCAAGCACGCTATGATTCACGAAATGCTCGGCAAGGAAACGCGCTATGCCGTCACAGACAGCGAAGGCACAGAGATCGTTCCCGCCGCCGTCGATTTGACGGAAGAGCAGATCGAGGCCATCCTTGCGAGCGATGCCAAGGAGCTCAAGGTGCGCAATAACAATGTGCGCGGCATCGAGGTCGAAGCCATCAAGGAAGGCAACGGCATCATTGAGTCGTTGGAGGATCGCATCACGGGACGTGTGCTGGCGGAAGACATCTTCAATCCTGAGACGGGCGAGAAGGTCGCCTCGCTCAACGATGCGATCGACGAGGCGCTTGCCAAGAAGATCGCGGCGGTGCGCGAGCGTGTGTCCATCCGCAGCGTCTTGACGTGCAAATCGCAGTTCGGCGTCTGCGTTAAATGTTACGGACGCGATCTCGCGAACCAGACGGAAGTCGAGGTCGGCGAGGCCGTCGGCACGATTGCCGCGCAGTCCATCGGCGAGCCGGGCACACAGCTCACGATGCGCACGTTCCATACGGGCGGCGTTGCGGGTGAGGACATCACGCAGGGTCTGCCGCGCGTTGAAGAACTGTTCGAAGCGAGAAAGCCCAAGCACCATGCAATCATCGCTGAGATCGAAGGAACGGTTGAGATCACGGATACGGGCAAGGGCATGAGAAAGCTCCTGATCGTTCCTGAATCGGGCGAATCGCGCGAGTATGCGATTCCCTACGGCGCACGCCTCGCCCTGCACGACGGCGACCATCTCATGCCTGGCGATCGCCTGACGGAAGGATCGATCAATCCGCACGACATCCTGCGCGTCTGCGGTTTGCGCGATACGCAGCGCTACCTTGTCTATGAGGTGCAGAAGGTCTACAAGTCGCAGGGCGTTGAGATCAACGACAAGCACATCGAGGTCATGGTGCGCCAGATGCTGCACAAGGTGAAGATCGAGGAGGCGGGCACGACGAGCTTCCTGCCCGGCGAATACGTCGACATCAACTCCTTTGAAGCGGCGAATGCCGTCGCCATCGAGGCCGACGGCGAGCCTGCTGTCGCGAAGCCGATTCTCCTCGGCATCACGAAGGCGTCGCTCGCGACGGATTCCTTCCTGTCGGCAGCCTCCTTCCAGGAAACGACGCGCGTTCTCACGGACGCTGCCATCAAGGGCAAGGTCGATCCTCTGATCGGTCTGAAAGAGAATGTCATCATCGGCAAGCTGATTCCTGCAGGAACCGGCATGGGACGCTATCGCAACATCGCGGTCGTCGATCCGAATCCGCCCGTTCCCGAGCCGCCCGAAGGCGACGGCGAGGAAATGGCGGCTGAGTCCGAGGAGACGTCGATGGAAGAACCGACGCTCCATGCGGAAGAAGCTGTCGAAGAGAAGGAAGACAAAGCGACAGAAGAAAATATCGGCGCTTGA